In the genome of Candidatus Neomarinimicrobiota bacterium, the window GATGCTAATATTCTTCTAAATCTTTATCGCTATTCACCTAAAACGAGTTCTGCAATAATAAAAATCCTCAAGAAAATATCTGATAGGTTATGGATTCCTCACCAAACCGCTTTAGAATTCCATAATAATAGGCTTATCGTTCAAGATCAGCAAGTAAAAGCCTATAATGATATTCAATCCGATATACAAAAAATGCAGAGAAATATTAAAAATACACTTCAATCCGACAGACACCCCTTTATTAAAGACGCTAGTAATCTCCTCGAGAAAGTTAAGATCAATTTAGAAGCAATTGAAACAGAGTTAGTAAAAAAGAAAAATGAATACATTTCATTATATACTAAAAATGATGTTCGAGATAGCATTTTGCTTGAAATCACCTCGTTGTTTGAAGGGAAAACAGGTGTAGAGTACTCCCATGATCAGCTAAAAAAGCTTTATGAAGACGGAAAAACGAGATATTCGCAACGTATTCCACCTGGATATAGGGATGCGTCGAAAGATGATAGTGTCCGAAGATATGGTGACCTAATTATTTGGTTTCAGACTATTGATAAAGCAAAAAAAACAAAAAAGCCAATAATTCTCGTTACCGATGATAAAAAGGATGATTGGTGGCGTATTCACAATGGTAAAACGCTTGCGCCTCGACCTGAATTGATACATGAAATGCTTTCTGAAGCCAAAGTTCAATTCTATATGTACAATATAGATCCATTTATGAAATCTATGGAAAAATATCTTAATGAAAAGGTTAAGGAGGAAGCTATACAGGAAGCTAGAGACTTAAGAAAGCGCAAAGAGGAACACTCAGACATGCTTGCTAATCTGGCTCAACTTGCTCAGCAACAGCAAGCTGTCTTTAATTCTTCGGCTCTCTCCGACGCATTTAAACTCTCTAAAGAGCATCTCAAATTATTTAATTCTTCGGCTCTCGCCGATGCACGAATAAATCTTGATCAGAAAGATAATATAGGAGACGCTAACGATGATGAGTCGACTGAAGAAATCGATTCTGAAGAGTAATGCATTTCACTTGATGGACTTAAAAGCCTTATTAACTCTCCTTCTACTTACTATTAGGACAAATGTCCGCCCACTTTTTCTTTCTAAGTTTAGTATTATCAATAATCATTATCCAGTTGTTAATTTTCAGCTCCGGTTTTTTCTTTTTCGGGGACGTCAACCGTTAGTTCAGGATGAAAGTTCTTCAGAAGCCTCAGGTACTGACGAATCGTATGCATACTTCGACCGATGATCTCACAGATGCTCTCTGCGCTGTGATCGCT includes:
- a CDS encoding DUF4935 domain-containing protein, with the translated sequence MRKILQGYYRPTDEEFKNLWEKCIFVFDANILLNLYRYSPKTSSAIIKILKKISDRLWIPHQTALEFHNNRLIVQDQQVKAYNDIQSDIQKMQRNIKNTLQSDRHPFIKDASNLLEKVKINLEAIETELVKKKNEYISLYTKNDVRDSILLEITSLFEGKTGVEYSHDQLKKLYEDGKTRYSQRIPPGYRDASKDDSVRRYGDLIIWFQTIDKAKKTKKPIILVTDDKKDDWWRIHNGKTLAPRPELIHEMLSEAKVQFYMYNIDPFMKSMEKYLNEKVKEEAIQEARDLRKRKEEHSDMLANLAQLAQQQQAVFNSSALSDAFKLSKEHLKLFNSSALADARINLDQKDNIGDANDDESTEEIDSEE